The Flavobacterium praedii genome window below encodes:
- a CDS encoding pyruvate kinase, translated as MKIEKLTKELNDILQCIIENESKIDQTISGIHENYRLSAKNLCRYLILRSFDLRKYHNSLSDYGVSSLGTSEGYVYSNLYNVIKNLKLIQGLPFQEKSKIEIIGYQRSKKLVKKNANKLFNAVRKNHFTEIMVTLPNEAAEDKCIIEQMVQSGMEIARINLSHGDITIWTKMVQFIQEIKKESKQEIKIYMDLSGPKLRTASIEIPKKNGAIKNSIPIRVGEHIILTKRETLGKKSKFGKNDIQLSKAEIGILLPEIIDDVQINDTVLFDDGMIKSIAISKTEDEVELLITNCYKSKLSAQKGINLPDTKLNLPALTEKDIENLPFICNNADIVGYSFVRTEKDVHYLYEQLDQNNAKDLGVVFKIENKEAFENLPFILLKGMKRDKIGVMIARGDLAVEIGFERISEVQNQILWLCEAAHIPVIWATQVLDNLAKTGIPTRAEISDVVQGLQAECIMLNKGPYINDAIKMLKNILIRMEAHSFKKKNALRALNIAKNAINQIIGDNSSIPKS; from the coding sequence ATGAAAATTGAAAAATTAACTAAAGAATTAAATGATATACTGCAATGTATCATTGAAAATGAGTCAAAAATAGATCAAACCATCTCAGGAATACACGAAAATTATCGATTAAGTGCAAAGAATTTATGTCGTTATTTAATCTTGCGTAGTTTTGATTTAAGAAAATACCACAACAGTCTTTCTGATTATGGAGTGTCCTCTTTGGGAACATCCGAAGGATATGTATATAGCAATCTTTATAATGTAATCAAAAATTTAAAATTAATTCAAGGTCTTCCATTTCAAGAAAAATCAAAAATAGAAATCATTGGCTACCAAAGAAGTAAGAAATTAGTAAAGAAAAATGCCAATAAATTATTTAATGCCGTAAGGAAAAATCATTTTACGGAAATAATGGTTACGCTCCCGAACGAAGCTGCAGAAGACAAATGTATTATTGAACAAATGGTTCAAAGTGGAATGGAAATTGCAAGAATAAATTTGAGTCATGGTGACATTACTATTTGGACAAAAATGGTTCAATTTATTCAAGAAATCAAAAAAGAATCTAAACAAGAAATTAAAATTTACATGGACTTATCGGGTCCAAAATTAAGAACTGCCTCTATTGAAATACCTAAAAAGAATGGTGCTATAAAAAACAGTATTCCAATTAGAGTTGGCGAACATATCATCTTGACCAAAAGAGAAACTTTAGGTAAAAAATCAAAATTCGGAAAAAATGATATTCAACTTTCAAAAGCAGAAATCGGTATATTACTTCCCGAAATAATCGATGATGTTCAAATAAATGACACCGTCCTATTTGATGACGGCATGATAAAATCGATTGCCATTTCAAAAACTGAAGACGAAGTAGAACTTCTTATAACCAATTGTTATAAATCAAAATTATCAGCTCAAAAAGGGATAAACTTACCTGACACTAAATTAAATCTCCCTGCTTTAACCGAAAAAGATATTGAAAACTTACCATTTATTTGCAACAATGCTGATATAGTGGGGTATTCTTTTGTACGAACGGAAAAAGATGTTCACTATTTATATGAACAATTAGATCAAAATAACGCAAAGGATTTGGGTGTTGTTTTCAAAATCGAAAATAAAGAAGCCTTTGAAAACCTACCTTTTATACTACTCAAAGGCATGAAAAGAGACAAAATAGGCGTTATGATAGCAAGAGGTGATTTAGCCGTTGAAATAGGTTTTGAACGAATTTCGGAAGTACAAAATCAAATTCTATGGCTTTGTGAAGCCGCTCATATTCCAGTAATTTGGGCTACTCAAGTATTAGATAATCTTGCCAAAACAGGAATTCCTACTAGAGCAGAAATAAGTGATGTCGTTCAAGGATTACAAGCAGAATGCATAATGCTAAACAAAGGACCTTATATAAATGATGCGATCAAAATGCTAAAAAACATTTTGATCCGGATGGAAGCCCATTCTTTCAAGAAAAAAAATGCTCTTAGAGCTTTAAACATTGCAAAAAATGCAATAAATCAAATTATTGGCGATAATAGTTCTATTCCAAAAAGTTAA
- a CDS encoding DUF6642 family protein, with amino-acid sequence MENNQFIFCLEAVPDIENTTKTAVIKNLENLVFEEGIASIYKTCDTIEGLVDGLNALLYDDHNFKDYEIIYFVMRGERDSICLNDYYYSFQELAELFEGKLKGKILHFANAKTVDLNEEEAQYFLDITGAAAVSGYGVAFNIVSSNSLDKAFFSLCQEYDDVTEIVEELHQKHLALCKLLDFRLYY; translated from the coding sequence ATGGAAAACAATCAATTTATTTTCTGCCTCGAAGCCGTTCCTGATATAGAGAACACTACCAAAACTGCCGTTATCAAAAACCTCGAAAACCTCGTTTTTGAAGAAGGCATCGCCAGTATTTACAAAACTTGTGATACTATAGAAGGTTTAGTAGATGGTTTAAATGCCCTACTTTATGACGACCATAACTTCAAAGATTATGAAATAATCTATTTTGTCATGCGTGGCGAAAGAGATTCTATTTGCTTGAATGACTATTATTATAGTTTTCAAGAATTAGCGGAGCTTTTTGAAGGTAAACTCAAAGGAAAAATACTGCATTTTGCCAATGCCAAAACTGTAGATTTAAATGAGGAAGAAGCCCAATATTTTTTAGATATTACAGGTGCCGCAGCAGTTTCTGGCTATGGAGTGGCATTCAATATTGTTAGCAGCAATTCTTTAGACAAAGCATTTTTTAGTTTATGTCAAGAATATGATGATGTTACCGAAATTGTAGAAGAATTACATCAAAAACACCTCGCTCTTTGTAAATTATTGGATTTCAGATTGTATTACTAA